A single window of Desulfovibrio sp. G11 DNA harbors:
- a CDS encoding NAD(P)(+) transhydrogenase (Re/Si-specific) subunit beta has protein sequence MNAITYNIIAGILVAAVLFGLRLMNKVPTAVRGNLFCASAMGLAILVTMFKDGSLASPALWLAIAVGMTLGLTLSNKVKMIQMPQMVAFLHGIGGGAAAIVSFLVLTDTGAPSAFERGSACLALAMGMTTIAGSFVAAGKLHQILPQKPVILPDHTKIIMAILAVMGFSVLMGTAFPQFLFGFFIFLMFVTGTAFGIGFTLRVGGADMPITISLLNSMGGVCAAIAGFAVNDPLLVAIGGIIGSSGYLLTRIMCRAMNRKLLSILLGESSVVAPSAPAKKAAPAARAAAPARSVESEAAKLVQNARNVVIVPGYGMALAQAQYKVKQLADLLESRGARVSYGIHPVAGRMPGHMNVLLAEANVDYEHLLEMDTVNPMFAESDLVIVVGANDVVNPAANTAEGTPIYGMPILKADEAKNIIIANYDDKPGYAGVPNPLYGRDGVILMTGDAGKTFDRLLAYAQGNGPADEAAPAAGADSREAEAAKLVQNARNVVIVPGYGMALAQAQHKVKLLADALESRGVKVSYGIHPVAGRMPGHMNVLLAEANVDYENLLEMDTVNPMFAESDLVVIIGANDVVNPAANTAEGTPIYGMPILKADECRNIIVCNYDDKPGYAGVPNPLYERDGVILMTGDAAKTVDRLVSFAQGESPAAPAAGTDSREADAAKLVQNARNVVIVPGYGMALAQAQYKVKQLADLLESRGARVSYGIHPVAGRMPGHMNVLLAEANVDYEHLLEMDTVNPMFAESDLVIVVGANDVVNPAANSAEGTPIYGMPILKVEDCSNIIIANYDDKPGYAGVPNPLYEREGVILMTGDAGKTFDRLLAYAQGGQA, from the coding sequence ATGAATGCAATAACCTACAACATCATAGCCGGCATTCTTGTGGCTGCCGTCCTGTTCGGCCTTCGCCTCATGAACAAGGTTCCCACTGCGGTCCGGGGCAACCTCTTTTGCGCCTCTGCCATGGGCCTGGCCATCCTTGTCACCATGTTCAAGGACGGCTCGCTGGCCTCGCCCGCACTGTGGCTTGCCATTGCTGTAGGCATGACCCTGGGTCTTACCTTGTCCAACAAGGTCAAGATGATCCAGATGCCGCAGATGGTGGCCTTTTTGCACGGCATCGGCGGCGGCGCGGCGGCCATCGTGAGCTTTCTTGTGCTCACCGACACGGGCGCGCCCTCGGCCTTTGAGCGCGGCAGCGCCTGCCTGGCGCTTGCCATGGGCATGACTACCATAGCCGGTTCCTTTGTGGCTGCGGGCAAACTGCACCAGATTCTGCCGCAAAAGCCCGTTATTCTGCCCGATCACACCAAAATCATCATGGCGATTCTTGCGGTTATGGGTTTTTCCGTGCTTATGGGCACGGCCTTTCCGCAGTTTCTGTTCGGTTTCTTCATCTTTTTGATGTTTGTCACCGGCACGGCCTTCGGCATCGGCTTTACCCTCCGCGTGGGCGGGGCCGACATGCCCATCACCATCTCGCTGCTGAACTCAATGGGCGGCGTGTGTGCGGCCATTGCCGGTTTTGCGGTCAATGACCCCCTGCTTGTGGCCATCGGCGGTATTATCGGCTCGTCCGGCTATCTGCTGACGCGCATCATGTGCCGTGCCATGAACAGGAAACTGCTGTCTATCCTGCTTGGCGAATCTTCTGTGGTGGCCCCGTCGGCCCCGGCCAAAAAGGCTGCTCCTGCCGCCCGGGCTGCTGCCCCGGCCAGGTCCGTTGAAAGCGAAGCCGCAAAGCTTGTACAGAACGCCAGAAATGTGGTTATCGTGCCCGGTTACGGCATGGCCCTGGCCCAGGCCCAGTACAAGGTCAAACAGCTTGCCGACCTGCTGGAAAGCAGGGGCGCCAGGGTAAGTTACGGCATCCACCCCGTTGCCGGGCGCATGCCCGGGCATATGAACGTGCTGCTTGCCGAAGCCAACGTGGACTATGAGCACCTGCTCGAAATGGACACGGTGAACCCCATGTTCGCAGAGTCCGACCTTGTGATCGTGGTGGGCGCCAACGACGTTGTGAACCCGGCAGCCAACACTGCCGAAGGCACACCCATCTACGGCATGCCCATCCTCAAGGCCGACGAAGCCAAAAACATCATCATCGCCAACTATGACGACAAACCCGGCTACGCGGGCGTGCCCAACCCCCTGTACGGACGTGACGGCGTGATCCTCATGACCGGCGACGCCGGCAAGACCTTTGACAGGCTGCTGGCCTATGCCCAGGGCAACGGCCCTGCGGACGAGGCCGCTCCCGCCGCCGGTGCGGACAGCAGGGAAGCCGAAGCCGCAAAGCTTGTACAGAACGCCAGAAATGTGGTTATCGTGCCCGGTTATGGCATGGCCCTGGCCCAGGCCCAGCACAAGGTCAAGCTGCTTGCCGATGCGCTGGAAAGCAGGGGCGTCAAGGTGAGCTACGGCATCCACCCCGTTGCCGGGCGCATGCCCGGGCATATGAACGTGCTGCTTGCCGAAGCCAACGTGGACTATGAAAATCTGCTCGAAATGGACACGGTGAACCCCATGTTCGCAGAGTCCGACCTTGTGGTGATCATCGGGGCCAACGACGTTGTGAACCCGGCAGCCAACACTGCCGAAGGCACGCCCATCTACGGCATGCCCATCCTCAAGGCCGATGAATGCAGGAATATCATCGTCTGCAACTATGACGACAAGCCCGGCTACGCGGGCGTACCCAACCCCTTGTACGAGCGTGACGGCGTGATCCTCATGACCGGCGATGCGGCGAAAACCGTGGACCGGCTGGTGAGCTTCGCCCAGGGCGAAAGCCCGGCCGCTCCCGCCGCGGGTACGGACAGCAGGGAAGCCGACGCGGCAAAGCTTGTGCAGAACGCCAGAAATGTGGTTATCGTGCCCGGTTACGGCATGGCCCTGGCCCAGGCCCAGTACAAGGTCAAACAGCTTGCCGACCTGCTGGAAAGCAGGGGCGCCAGGGTAAGTTACGGCATCCATCCCGTTGCCGGGCGTATGCCCGGGCATATGAACGTGCTGCTTGCCGAAGCCAACGTGGACTATGAGCACCTGCTCGAAATGGACACGGTGAACCCCATGTTCGCAGAGTCCGACCTTGTGATCGTGGTGGGGGCCAACGACGTGGTGAACCCGGCAGCCAACTCTGCCGAAGGCACACCCATCTACGGCATGCCCATCCTCAAGGTTGAGGACTGCAGCAACATCATCATCGCCAACTATGACGACAAGCCCGGCTATGCGGGGGTACCCAATCCCCTGTACGAGCGCGAGGGCGTGATCCTCATGACCGGCGACGCCGGCAAGACCTTTGACAGGCTGCTGGCCTATGCCCAGGGAGGGCAGGCCTAG
- a CDS encoding NAD(P) transhydrogenase subunit alpha → MTPFTLLAVFVVATLLGYKIISHVPSLLHTPLMSAMNALSGVIILGAVTATYLAGSTFFTLLGAVAVAMAIVNVFGGFDITHKMLRMVAGKKK, encoded by the coding sequence ATGACCCCATTTACCCTGCTGGCGGTGTTTGTAGTGGCAACACTGCTTGGCTACAAGATCATCAGCCATGTGCCGAGCCTTTTGCATACCCCCCTGATGTCGGCCATGAACGCCCTTTCGGGCGTCATCATTCTTGGTGCGGTAACCGCGACCTATCTTGCCGGTTCGACCTTTTTCACGCTTTTGGGGGCTGTTGCCGTGGCCATGGCCATTGTCAACGTTTTCGGCGGTTTTGACATTACCCACAAAATGCTGCGCATGGTCGCCGGAAAAAAGAAGTAG
- a CDS encoding NAD(P) transhydrogenase subunit alpha, with the protein MKFQGMTIGVPKEIMHGERRVSATPDTVKKMVADGATVLVEKGAGDGAFFADSAYVEAGGKIIEDVQEIFAKADVILKVKEPLFNDKVNKHEAEMVRDGQYLITFLHPAAPVNHEMMKKLAATGVISITLDGIPRISRAQGMDALTSMSTVAGYKGVLMAANRLAKFMPMVGTAVGVIKPANVLVIGTGVAGLQAVATAKRLGAVVTAVDIRPDAREQSMSLGAKPFDVGVPAEVAIGEGGYAQRLSDEWLNKEREALKPLVKDADIIILSALIPGKLAPILITKEMVASMAPGSSIVDISIDQGGNCELTEAGEVVVKHGVTIDGTKNIPGMMPTSSTWMFANNVYQLLAFLAQDGKIVLDRTDPIIESTLSTIDKQIVHRGAREAMGL; encoded by the coding sequence ATGAAGTTTCAGGGTATGACTATCGGTGTGCCGAAGGAAATCATGCACGGCGAACGCCGCGTGTCCGCGACTCCTGACACCGTCAAGAAGATGGTTGCCGACGGCGCCACGGTTCTTGTTGAAAAGGGTGCCGGCGACGGCGCGTTCTTTGCTGACAGCGCCTATGTTGAAGCCGGGGGCAAGATCATCGAGGACGTTCAGGAAATCTTTGCCAAGGCTGACGTTATCCTGAAGGTGAAAGAGCCTCTGTTCAACGACAAGGTGAACAAGCACGAAGCGGAAATGGTGCGTGACGGGCAGTATCTGATCACGTTCCTGCACCCCGCGGCTCCCGTGAACCACGAAATGATGAAAAAGCTGGCCGCCACGGGCGTGATCAGCATTACACTGGATGGTATTCCGCGCATTTCGCGTGCTCAGGGCATGGACGCTTTGACCTCCATGAGCACGGTTGCCGGGTACAAGGGCGTGCTTATGGCGGCCAACCGGCTTGCCAAGTTCATGCCTATGGTTGGTACGGCCGTGGGGGTTATCAAGCCTGCCAACGTGCTGGTGATCGGCACGGGCGTGGCCGGGCTTCAGGCCGTGGCCACTGCCAAGCGCCTGGGCGCTGTTGTCACGGCTGTGGACATCCGGCCCGACGCGCGCGAGCAGTCCATGAGCCTTGGCGCCAAGCCCTTTGATGTGGGCGTGCCCGCCGAGGTGGCCATTGGCGAGGGCGGCTACGCCCAGCGCCTGAGCGACGAATGGCTGAACAAGGAACGCGAGGCCCTGAAGCCCCTGGTGAAGGACGCCGACATCATCATCCTTTCGGCCCTGATCCCCGGCAAGCTGGCCCCGATCCTGATCACCAAGGAAATGGTGGCTTCTATGGCTCCCGGTTCCAGCATCGTGGACATTTCCATTGACCAGGGCGGCAACTGCGAGCTGACCGAAGCCGGTGAAGTGGTGGTCAAGCACGGCGTGACCATCGACGGCACCAAGAACATCCCCGGCATGATGCCCACAAGCTCCACCTGGATGTTTGCCAACAACGTGTACCAGCTGCTTGCCTTCCTTGCTCAGGACGGCAAGATCGTTCTGGACAGGACCGACCCCATCATCGAATCCACGCTGAGCACCATCGACAAGCAGATTGTCCACCGTGGCGCTCGTGAAGCCATGGGCCTTTAG
- a CDS encoding DMT family transporter → MPAYIVLTVLFAALLHALWNIIVKGGENKLFETGLNALGAGLGAACIVPFLPPLDPACLPYLGMSCICHFTYYICIAEAYKKVDLTFGYTIMRGSAPLLTSLAMLFFGESLSLGAWCGVLTLCCGVFCLAKDNARRGANRNAIFISLRTSFVIMGYTLADGLGAQHSGSAVSYACWIFVINIVPLHVFILQRHGTTYLRYVRKRAAIGLFGGLAGLGSYGIAIWAMTIAPIAMVAALRETSVIFGMLLAVILLHEKFTAWRGIAVILVACGAMLMKLA, encoded by the coding sequence ATGCCAGCCTACATTGTTCTTACCGTCCTGTTTGCCGCCCTGCTGCACGCCCTGTGGAACATCATCGTCAAAGGCGGAGAAAACAAACTCTTTGAGACCGGCCTTAACGCTCTTGGTGCCGGGCTTGGCGCAGCATGCATTGTGCCCTTTCTGCCGCCTCTTGATCCGGCTTGCCTGCCCTACCTCGGCATGTCGTGCATTTGCCACTTCACCTACTACATCTGCATTGCAGAAGCGTACAAGAAGGTGGACCTCACTTTCGGCTACACCATCATGCGCGGCAGCGCTCCGCTGCTGACATCGCTGGCCATGCTTTTCTTCGGGGAATCACTAAGCCTCGGCGCATGGTGTGGCGTGCTTACGCTGTGTTGCGGCGTTTTCTGTCTCGCAAAGGACAATGCACGGCGCGGCGCGAACAGAAATGCCATTTTCATCTCGCTGCGCACGTCTTTTGTCATCATGGGCTACACCCTGGCGGACGGCCTGGGAGCGCAGCACAGTGGCAGCGCCGTAAGCTACGCCTGCTGGATTTTCGTGATCAACATCGTGCCGCTGCATGTTTTTATTTTGCAGCGGCACGGCACGACCTACCTGCGCTATGTGCGCAAAAGGGCCGCCATCGGCCTTTTCGGGGGGCTGGCGGGGCTTGGTTCATACGGCATCGCCATATGGGCCATGACAATCGCGCCCATAGCCATGGTGGCCGCGCTGCGTGAAACCTCGGTTATTTTCGGCATGCTGCTGGCCGTGATTCTGCTGCATGAAAAATTTACGGCATGGCGGGGAATTGCGGTAATTCTGGTCGCGTGCGGGGCCATGCTCATGAAGCTGGCCTGA
- a CDS encoding LrgB family protein, with translation MQSYVSISTVLCILGTLLAYMAVRALYMRYRHPLINIVALGAAIIITVLVVCDLPYAVYEPAAKIMTVFIGPATVALALPLYRYRQVLLRYVLAITGSVCAGAFVAMFSAGLIARLGGLPQEVVISIMPKSVSIPFAIEVAGLYGGIPSLAAAFVVATGTLGSLIGGWTLNLAGVADPFARGLSLGTVSHAQGTAAALQEGEEQGAMAGLALILAGIITAAIAPVVVWLVLRFPAIA, from the coding sequence ATGCAGTCCTATGTAAGCATAAGCACGGTTCTTTGCATTCTGGGCACGTTGCTGGCCTACATGGCGGTGCGCGCCCTGTACATGCGCTACAGGCATCCGTTGATCAATATTGTGGCTCTTGGGGCGGCGATTATCATCACTGTGCTGGTGGTCTGTGATCTTCCCTATGCCGTGTATGAACCGGCAGCGAAAATCATGACGGTATTCATCGGCCCTGCCACCGTGGCGCTGGCCTTGCCCCTGTATCGCTACAGGCAGGTGCTTTTACGCTATGTGCTCGCCATTACGGGCAGCGTATGCGCAGGGGCCTTTGTGGCCATGTTTTCTGCGGGCCTTATCGCCAGACTTGGCGGGCTGCCCCAGGAAGTGGTTATTTCCATTATGCCCAAGAGTGTTTCCATACCTTTTGCCATTGAAGTCGCCGGGCTTTACGGGGGTATACCCTCGCTGGCGGCGGCTTTTGTGGTAGCCACGGGAACCCTTGGCTCGCTCATCGGCGGCTGGACACTTAATCTCGCGGGCGTGGCTGATCCGTTTGCGCGTGGACTGTCGCTCGGCACGGTGTCCCACGCGCAGGGTACGGCGGCGGCTTTGCAGGAAGGGGAAGAGCAGGGCGCCATGGCGGGGCTGGCACTTATTCTGGCTGGTATTATTACTGCCGCCATCGCTCCTGTCGTGGTCTGGCTGGTGCTGCGTTTTCCCGCCATAGCGTAG
- a CDS encoding CidA/LrgA family protein, whose translation MKETWKFLWQMAFLMALFLASNWLVGVTGLPMPGNVLGIIVLFLLLLTGVVKEDHISTAANFLLKHMVFFFVPVAVGLMQWGGVFYDYGWILLAAIVVGAILPLLTVGLLGRALRRRTRRKEEESCSPM comes from the coding sequence ATGAAAGAGACATGGAAGTTTTTGTGGCAGATGGCCTTTCTTATGGCCCTCTTTTTGGCGTCAAACTGGCTGGTGGGCGTTACTGGTCTGCCCATGCCGGGAAACGTGCTTGGCATTATTGTGCTTTTTCTTCTTTTGCTCACAGGTGTTGTTAAAGAAGACCACATCAGCACGGCAGCCAATTTTTTGCTCAAGCATATGGTTTTTTTCTTTGTGCCTGTGGCTGTGGGCCTGATGCAGTGGGGCGGCGTTTTTTATGATTACGGCTGGATTTTGCTCGCAGCCATTGTTGTGGGGGCCATTTTACCCCTGCTGACAGTGGGGCTTCTGGGCAGGGCTTTGCGCCGTCGCACGCGCCGGAAGGAGGAAGAATCATGCAGTCCTATGTAA
- a CDS encoding LysR family transcriptional regulator, with the protein MEMTDLRTLVSVMETGSITAAAKALNRVPSGVTMRILQLEENLGVQLFLREKKRLYPTDKAQSLYQYALRILALAEEAENRVRGMAPGGKFRIGALESAAAARLPEVLARLHAGYPQIALELVVGTSRSLYKDVLENRLDAVFVVDMPEDDRLERMNAFAEELVVIAPEGHSPIRYPDDIGRKTLLAFQGGCAYQNRLVNWFRAHGREPERIAELASYHAIVGGVIAGMGVGAVPDSVLHLCRSDGILSVHRLGHPLCHATTELIWRKGMLSANMTALRQCLHSTPEVPGRSIAPEKNTDIPLQK; encoded by the coding sequence ATGGAAATGACGGACCTGCGTACCCTTGTAAGCGTGATGGAAACAGGCAGTATCACGGCTGCGGCCAAAGCGCTGAACCGGGTTCCTTCGGGCGTGACCATGCGCATCCTTCAACTGGAAGAAAACCTGGGCGTACAGCTTTTTTTGCGCGAAAAAAAGCGCCTTTACCCGACTGACAAGGCGCAAAGCCTGTATCAATACGCGCTCAGGATACTGGCTCTGGCCGAAGAGGCGGAAAACCGCGTCCGGGGCATGGCTCCCGGCGGAAAATTCCGCATCGGCGCACTGGAAAGCGCGGCGGCGGCGCGGCTGCCCGAAGTGCTGGCGCGACTGCACGCCGGATATCCGCAAATAGCGCTGGAACTGGTCGTGGGTACCAGCCGCTCTTTATACAAGGATGTTCTCGAGAACAGGCTGGACGCTGTTTTTGTGGTGGACATGCCTGAAGATGACCGGCTGGAACGCATGAACGCCTTTGCGGAGGAACTGGTGGTCATCGCCCCTGAAGGGCACAGCCCCATCCGTTACCCTGACGACATCGGGCGCAAGACCCTGCTGGCCTTTCAGGGCGGCTGCGCCTACCAGAACCGACTGGTCAACTGGTTTCGCGCCCACGGACGGGAACCGGAGCGTATAGCCGAGCTGGCCTCGTACCATGCCATTGTGGGGGGTGTTATAGCGGGCATGGGCGTGGGTGCCGTGCCGGATTCGGTGCTGCACCTGTGCCGATCTGACGGCATCCTTTCCGTACACCGGCTGGGGCATCCCCTGTGCCACGCCACCACGGAACTGATCTGGCGCAAGGGCATGCTTTCCGCCAACATGACGGCCCTGCGCCAGTGCCTGCATAGCACGCCGGAGGTCCCGGGCAGATCCATTGCCCCGGAAAAAAATACAGACATTCCTTTGCAAAAATGA
- the thiE gene encoding thiamine phosphate synthase, with amino-acid sequence MPRILPGETDIYAITDSRLSLGRSLEEVASALLGAGVRLLQYREKNFKGGEMLEECRLLRRLTREAGACFIVNDHVDIAMLVDADGVHVGQEDLPVPEVRRLVGPDMIIGLSTHEPDQALAARALGADYLGVGPIFATQTKEDVVAPVGFGYLDWVAANIDMPFVAIGGIKAHNIAEVARHGARCCSLVSELVGAPDIAARVDAVRRAMRG; translated from the coding sequence ATGCCAAGAATTCTTCCCGGTGAAACAGATATTTATGCCATTACTGATTCCCGCCTGTCGCTGGGGCGCTCCCTTGAAGAGGTGGCTTCAGCCCTGCTGGGGGCGGGCGTGCGTCTTTTGCAGTACCGCGAAAAAAATTTCAAAGGCGGTGAAATGCTTGAAGAATGCCGCCTGCTGCGCCGCCTGACCCGTGAGGCGGGGGCCTGCTTTATTGTTAACGATCATGTGGATATTGCCATGCTTGTGGATGCTGACGGCGTGCATGTGGGGCAGGAGGACCTGCCTGTGCCTGAAGTGCGCAGGCTTGTGGGACCGGACATGATCATCGGCCTTTCCACCCACGAGCCGGATCAGGCGCTGGCCGCGCGGGCGCTGGGGGCGGACTATCTGGGTGTTGGCCCCATTTTCGCCACGCAGACCAAGGAAGATGTGGTGGCCCCCGTGGGTTTTGGTTATCTGGATTGGGTTGCCGCCAACATTGATATGCCTTTTGTAGCCATAGGCGGCATCAAGGCCCACAATATCGCTGAAGTGGCCCGCCACGGCGCGCGCTGTTGCAGCCTGGTTTCCGAACTGGTGGGCGCGCCGGACATTGCCGCGCGTGTGGATGCCGTGCGGCGGGCCATGCGCGGCTAG
- a CDS encoding DUF362 domain-containing protein: MENQSFSAGAMPVALDRCEGYDRQSLDRLTGDVLDAARIAQFHSLKPGTRVLVKPNLLMGKPLACTSPGVVAAACRWLRDHGAQMAVADSPGFGRAVAVARAIGLESSLRPLGLAVRELDRPVPVRLDTDLPAGLQGGRGGRKRPSFQVSSAVQECDFILSLPRVKAHGQMLLTLAVKNCFGCVSGLHKAVAHAREGRDPVYFADCLAALWAALPPVAALADGGVAMHRTGPSKGEAFVLKLMGASPSAVALDEALYAVFGLGPQDVPLGAALARRKAPGSAAAGTEMAFPLLRPEDFDARGFELPQRLSHTSFHPARFVQSCLRRAIAAIKK, translated from the coding sequence ATGGAAAACCAATCTTTCTCTGCCGGGGCAATGCCCGTGGCTCTGGACCGCTGCGAAGGCTATGACCGCCAGTCGCTTGACCGCCTGACAGGCGATGTGCTGGATGCCGCGCGTATAGCACAGTTTCATTCCCTCAAACCGGGAACCAGGGTGCTCGTGAAGCCCAACCTGCTTATGGGCAAGCCGCTGGCCTGTACCTCACCCGGGGTTGTGGCCGCGGCCTGCCGCTGGCTGCGTGACCACGGGGCACAGATGGCCGTAGCCGATTCGCCGGGTTTCGGGCGTGCCGTGGCCGTGGCCCGCGCCATTGGCCTTGAAAGTTCCCTGCGGCCTCTGGGACTTGCCGTGCGCGAACTGGACAGGCCTGTGCCTGTGCGGCTGGATACGGATCTGCCGGCAGGCCTGCAGGGCGGCAGGGGCGGTCGCAAAAGGCCGTCTTTTCAGGTATCAAGTGCTGTGCAGGAATGCGATTTCATCCTTTCCCTGCCAAGGGTCAAGGCGCACGGGCAGATGCTGCTCACCCTGGCGGTGAAAAACTGTTTCGGCTGCGTAAGCGGCCTGCACAAGGCCGTGGCCCATGCCCGCGAGGGGCGCGACCCTGTATATTTTGCCGACTGTCTGGCCGCGCTTTGGGCCGCCCTGCCGCCGGTGGCCGCCCTGGCTGATGGCGGCGTGGCCATGCACAGGACGGGACCGTCCAAGGGGGAAGCCTTTGTGCTGAAACTGATGGGAGCCAGCCCCTCGGCCGTGGCGCTGGATGAGGCGCTGTATGCGGTTTTTGGCCTTGGCCCGCAGGATGTCCCTCTGGGCGCGGCGCTTGCGCGGCGCAAGGCTCCGGGCAGCGCGGCGGCGGGTACTGAAATGGCCTTTCCGCTTTTGCGCCCCGAAGATTTCGACGCCCGCGGTTTTGAGCTGCCGCAGCGTCTGTCCCACACGTCTTTTCATCCCGCGCGTTTTGTACAGAGTTGCCTGCGCCGCGCCATCGCGGCCATAAAAAAATAA